One Brevibacillus choshinensis genomic window carries:
- a CDS encoding LysM peptidoglycan-binding domain-containing protein: MALQDGLLSFAIKETIFLSSDRAGIGELQELELVPDVEVLENDSYISITGCLQLFGKYEPIRDAAETEGGGAETLVQAMTFSPFRPEGTEGPYYGWEEQIGHRVPLNITIPLERIAEIGDIYAIVDSFDYKLESPHQLLIEAELKIVGIVLSDQPTQSSANPNPYEQPEAAHEEEAWEFAHVASNQTEGVPELTSLEDIEQKLAQLEQQLELQGEPVAYESGAVEPVSYESGTYESGVEQPVSYESETYGSESYESESYESESYESGGYAAEESTSLYDAPAMEVAARDYYPDQHFGEVTEPDEAQLASYPEERYADAPLSWEADQPAIESAAYASPVYGTQVTNADQTEQWVDVPVQREEQEEATLAIHDHHEPDFTPVVTDETQEAEAELEASGQEDVTDVAAEFDASDEVELKIAISGKPSREEAGNVNITSIFSQASRAKQEAMALEAESSASSSSRRGSSANSSPNTLEAMQNLTSFIRNKEERSSQLKMCIIQRDETLELISQRYSLPVSKIVEVNRLASEQLVAGQILYIPQ, from the coding sequence ATGGCGTTACAGGATGGACTGCTCTCGTTTGCCATCAAGGAGACCATTTTCCTCTCATCCGATAGAGCCGGAATAGGAGAATTGCAAGAGCTGGAGCTGGTACCGGATGTAGAGGTGTTGGAGAACGATTCCTACATCTCCATTACAGGCTGCTTGCAGCTGTTTGGGAAGTACGAGCCGATCAGGGATGCCGCTGAGACAGAGGGCGGTGGAGCGGAAACTCTGGTTCAGGCCATGACTTTCTCTCCGTTTCGTCCTGAAGGAACAGAGGGGCCGTATTATGGCTGGGAGGAGCAAATCGGACATCGCGTCCCGCTCAATATCACGATTCCTCTCGAGCGAATTGCAGAGATCGGGGATATTTATGCCATTGTGGACAGCTTCGATTACAAGCTGGAATCACCGCATCAGCTGCTGATTGAAGCAGAGCTGAAGATCGTCGGGATTGTGCTCTCCGACCAGCCGACTCAATCCAGCGCAAATCCAAATCCTTACGAGCAGCCTGAAGCAGCACACGAGGAAGAGGCATGGGAGTTTGCCCATGTGGCATCGAATCAGACGGAAGGCGTTCCTGAGCTGACTTCACTCGAGGACATCGAGCAAAAGCTGGCTCAACTGGAGCAGCAGCTGGAGCTACAGGGCGAGCCGGTCGCGTACGAGTCAGGGGCCGTCGAGCCGGTGTCTTACGAATCAGGGACGTACGAGTCAGGAGTAGAACAGCCGGTGTCTTATGAATCAGAGACTTACGGATCAGAGTCGTACGAATCAGAGTCGTACGAATCAGAGTCGTACGAATCAGGGGGATATGCAGCGGAAGAGTCGACCTCTCTGTATGATGCTCCGGCCATGGAAGTGGCTGCGCGCGACTATTATCCCGATCAGCATTTCGGTGAAGTGACGGAACCGGATGAGGCGCAGCTCGCTTCGTATCCAGAGGAGAGGTATGCAGACGCACCGTTGTCATGGGAGGCGGATCAGCCTGCCATTGAGTCTGCCGCATACGCTTCACCTGTATACGGAACGCAGGTGACCAACGCTGACCAGACGGAGCAGTGGGTGGATGTACCTGTCCAGCGGGAGGAGCAAGAGGAAGCTACCCTCGCCATTCACGATCATCATGAGCCTGACTTTACCCCAGTCGTTACCGATGAGACGCAAGAAGCGGAAGCGGAGTTGGAAGCGTCTGGGCAAGAGGACGTAACAGACGTGGCTGCTGAGTTTGACGCGAGCGATGAGGTGGAGCTGAAAATTGCCATCTCCGGCAAGCCATCCCGTGAAGAGGCGGGCAACGTTAACATTACGTCGATTTTCTCGCAAGCAAGTCGTGCCAAACAGGAAGCAATGGCTCTGGAGGCGGAATCGTCAGCTAGCTCCTCTTCACGTAGAGGGTCATCTGCGAATTCCAGCCCTAACACGTTGGAAGCCATGCAAAATCTCACCTCGTTCATTCGCAATAAGGAGGAGCGCTCGAGTCAGTTGAAAATGTGCATTATCCAGCGGGATGAGACATTGGAGCTGATTTCCCAACGCTATTCCTTGCCCGTTTCCAAAATTGTCGAAGTGAACCGATTGGCTTCCGAGCAGCTTGTCGCCGGACAAATCCTGTACATTCCACAGTGA
- a CDS encoding PP2C family protein-serine/threonine phosphatase, translating into MLGESLLFVLGVCAGAFILARVSGLSSVKRWYHASVLQGLGLITWGAGKFVTLFPSLELQQAFLPSFVMTYTFFLLSIHALQHSTLTYESWKTTFDTVALIITSMTMVILHEMGYCNSEPENIPYMLPLLGGMFVVIPAITLLAESGQGEAPKAAERSRRALVALATILFAVCSILQPFVPQAAILALGVIFLAVLLRAHFGWENQGLLPADQADYRYLFQKLTFCKRDVIMVQVMLLLCVALLIGAPDLPAYGRMGLWVAIAFGCIRVYLTIRDNRTQMNRTYFSAARLEQKYEEQLALTRKSNEQLSHVLELKQNYEHVLIASNEQSLREVTYETLQQVIEELVETWFTKMDSLVYMRLSLESQNQTVYYQTERGEKNRLDVLHQVSEQIVANEKLDSALTPRYVSLEAYTSAEDIQQKELEQSLFQLLLINVRGLAQRCLQQHQALELRFMESEMELARQIQSTLVPKEQLTLERLRARAVYAPFTYVGGDYVDYIRVDERYTCFIVADVSGHGLPASLLASGIRSAVRAVLQKSWSPDEVLTRLNQLLYDDLSKTRSFVTMLVALYDADEHALLLSRAGHPRPIYMSATQKMVLPCVGGVGLGLLPDSTYPLEKVPLLEEGFLLLYTDGLMESGRKELVRDTHSWLHGFSLLMDEHGNVLEHLMDGVESYIWEVTRQGRQTDDLSVLILYFQSYSAQPFPDIDVSTAPAARL; encoded by the coding sequence ATGTTAGGGGAATCCTTGCTTTTCGTGCTGGGAGTATGCGCAGGTGCGTTCATTTTGGCACGCGTAAGTGGACTCTCTTCCGTAAAGCGCTGGTATCATGCTTCTGTTTTGCAAGGACTGGGTTTAATCACATGGGGGGCAGGGAAATTTGTGACACTGTTTCCCTCTCTGGAGCTGCAACAAGCTTTTCTGCCCTCCTTCGTGATGACGTATACGTTTTTTCTGTTGTCCATTCATGCGCTTCAGCACTCGACTTTGACCTATGAATCCTGGAAAACCACTTTTGATACAGTGGCTTTGATCATCACGAGCATGACGATGGTCATCCTGCATGAAATGGGTTACTGCAATTCCGAACCGGAGAATATTCCGTACATGCTGCCTCTGCTTGGCGGGATGTTTGTCGTCATTCCCGCTATTACGCTTCTCGCAGAAAGCGGGCAGGGGGAAGCTCCAAAAGCAGCAGAGAGGAGCAGAAGGGCGCTGGTGGCACTCGCCACGATCTTGTTTGCAGTCTGCTCGATTCTGCAACCGTTCGTTCCCCAGGCTGCAATTCTGGCGCTGGGCGTGATCTTCCTGGCTGTTTTGCTGCGGGCGCATTTCGGATGGGAGAATCAAGGGCTATTGCCTGCTGATCAGGCAGATTATCGCTATCTTTTTCAGAAGCTGACTTTTTGCAAAAGAGATGTCATCATGGTGCAAGTCATGCTGCTGCTGTGTGTGGCTCTGCTCATCGGCGCTCCCGACCTTCCTGCTTACGGGAGGATGGGGTTGTGGGTAGCGATCGCGTTTGGCTGCATCCGCGTGTATTTGACGATACGGGACAATCGTACGCAAATGAATCGGACGTATTTTTCTGCCGCAAGACTCGAACAAAAATACGAAGAGCAATTGGCTTTGACGAGAAAATCCAATGAACAACTGAGTCATGTGCTGGAGCTCAAGCAAAACTATGAGCACGTGCTGATTGCGAGCAATGAACAAAGCTTGCGGGAGGTAACCTATGAAACCTTGCAGCAAGTGATAGAAGAGCTGGTAGAAACGTGGTTCACAAAAATGGATTCCCTCGTCTATATGAGACTCTCACTGGAATCGCAAAATCAGACAGTCTACTATCAAACCGAGAGAGGCGAGAAAAACCGTCTTGATGTGCTGCATCAGGTGTCGGAGCAGATCGTCGCGAATGAAAAGCTGGATTCTGCACTGACCCCCAGGTACGTGAGTCTTGAGGCCTATACGAGTGCAGAGGACATCCAGCAAAAAGAGTTGGAACAATCTTTATTCCAATTGCTTCTGATCAACGTGAGGGGGCTTGCGCAGCGCTGCCTGCAGCAGCATCAAGCATTGGAGCTGCGGTTTATGGAATCGGAAATGGAGCTGGCCAGACAGATTCAATCCACGCTGGTGCCGAAAGAGCAGCTGACGCTGGAGAGATTGCGTGCGCGAGCCGTTTATGCACCTTTTACCTATGTTGGTGGGGATTATGTTGATTACATTCGTGTCGATGAACGGTATACTTGTTTTATTGTAGCGGATGTATCCGGTCACGGACTGCCTGCGAGTCTGCTGGCTTCGGGAATTCGCAGTGCGGTCAGAGCCGTGCTGCAAAAGAGCTGGTCGCCAGATGAAGTGCTGACGAGACTCAATCAGCTGCTGTACGACGACCTGTCCAAAACCAGATCCTTTGTAACGATGCTGGTCGCCCTGTATGATGCAGACGAGCATGCCCTGCTGCTGAGTCGCGCCGGTCATCCGAGGCCGATCTATATGTCGGCAACGCAAAAGATGGTTTTGCCTTGTGTCGGAGGGGTTGGTCTAGGGCTTTTGCCTGATAGCACGTACCCGCTCGAAAAAGTACCATTGTTAGAAGAGGGCTTTCTGCTTTTATATACAGATGGACTCATGGAGTCCGGAAGAAAAGAACTAGTTCGCGATACTCATTCATGGCTTCATGGCTTTTCCCTGTTGATGGACGAGCATGGGAATGTACTGGAGCATTTGATGGATGGGGTGGAATCGTACATATGGGAAGTGACTCGCCAAGGACGACAGACAGATGATTTGTCCGTCTTGATCCTGTATTTTCAATCCTATTCGGCACAGCCGTTTCCGGACATCGATGTGTCTACGGCACCGGCTGCCCGTTTATGA
- a CDS encoding phosphotransferase — MDKIDLSEVCQNYRARVIRVTPLDDYYLLETNRGPKELHVWPRVDVMRWSFAWRERLARQGFREVERFIRTRESKPYVLVGKQGVTMTDHLRKVDSYPSTVYTSYQCGRVVAMMHQSQQESNLLAGIDYLQQEQMKAETEWTRAKALVESFRSKYRREKGEKRWVAGLMDPLLQRMERSTIMLGSDSIAADSVGVSHRDLFRDNWGLVSGKLHLRGFFRPALSVQQRDVASYLRDVYLRNQDLQQVDSFLDGYEEVKPLSYGDYTLLLAFMARPREIWKSVESYVKRVAVNEDVPITGIEQALLSQQSIDTLLRHIADRAERPRSEGIHEPL, encoded by the coding sequence GTGGACAAGATTGATCTTTCCGAGGTTTGTCAAAACTACCGCGCCCGCGTGATTCGTGTCACGCCTCTTGACGATTATTACTTACTGGAGACAAACCGGGGCCCCAAAGAATTGCACGTTTGGCCGCGTGTCGATGTGATGCGCTGGTCGTTTGCCTGGCGCGAACGACTGGCGCGTCAGGGGTTTCGCGAGGTCGAGCGTTTTATTCGCACGCGGGAATCCAAGCCATACGTACTCGTGGGCAAACAAGGAGTCACGATGACAGACCATCTGCGGAAGGTCGATTCCTATCCGTCTACTGTATACACGAGCTACCAGTGTGGCCGCGTCGTCGCCATGATGCATCAATCGCAGCAGGAAAGCAATTTGCTGGCGGGGATCGATTACTTGCAGCAAGAACAGATGAAGGCAGAAACCGAGTGGACCCGCGCCAAAGCGTTGGTCGAGTCATTCCGCTCCAAGTACAGGAGGGAGAAGGGGGAGAAGCGCTGGGTAGCTGGGCTGATGGATCCGCTGCTGCAGAGGATGGAACGCTCGACTATCATGCTGGGAAGCGACAGCATTGCCGCCGATTCTGTGGGCGTCTCTCACCGGGATCTCTTTCGTGACAACTGGGGACTGGTGAGTGGGAAGCTGCATCTGAGGGGGTTCTTTCGACCTGCTCTGTCCGTTCAGCAGCGAGATGTCGCAAGCTATTTGCGGGATGTCTACCTGAGGAATCAGGATTTGCAGCAGGTTGATTCGTTCCTCGATGGCTATGAGGAAGTAAAGCCTCTCAGCTATGGTGACTACACCCTGCTGCTTGCGTTCATGGCAAGACCTCGTGAAATCTGGAAAAGTGTGGAGTCTTATGTAAAACGCGTAGCGGTCAACGAGGATGTACCGATAACAGGGATTGAGCAGGCGCTTTTGAGCCAGCAATCCATCGATACTCTTTTGAGGCACATCGCCGATCGGGCCGAGCGACCAAGGAGTGAGGGAATCCATGAGCCGCTTTGA